Proteins found in one Panicum hallii strain FIL2 chromosome 4, PHallii_v3.1, whole genome shotgun sequence genomic segment:
- the LOC112888611 gene encoding aspartyl protease family protein At5g10770-like: MASLLLCIVLCSYYSIAYGGGGDQSFVTVPTSSFEPERVCSGERVMSEQNNSAVSLPLVHRHGPCAPSISPDKPSFADTLRISRARINHITSGVPRSMGSHGDEKASIPAHLGTSVKSLEYVVTVSFGTPAVPKVVVIDTGSDLSWLQCKPCRPGECSQQKDPLFDPSHSSTYGSVDCGSAPCKKLTADAYANGCANGKQCGFLISYADGTSTDGVYSKDKLTLAPGVVVNNFYFGCGHDKRAVQGLYDGLLGLGRLSESLASQYGGAVSYCLPAVSSKPGFLALGAGKSPSGFQFTPMGRVPGQPTFATVTLAGITVGGKKLNLRPSAFQGGMIVDSGTVITGLQSTAYQALRSAFRSAMAAYPMVPNDHLETCYNLAGHKNVVVPKIALTFSGGATINLDVPNGILVNGCLAFADSGLDGTTGVLGNVNQRTFEVLFDTSSSKVGFRANAC; encoded by the exons ATGGCTTCTCTGCTCTTGTGCATTGTCTTGTGCAGCTACTATTCCATTGCTTATGGAGGTGGTGGTGACCAGAGCTTTGTGACTGTGCCAACCAGCTCTTTTGAGCCAGAGCGAGTTTGCTCCGGGGAGAGAG TGATGTCGGAGCAGAACAACTCCGCCGTGTCCCTTCCACTAGTGCATCGCCACGGTCCGTGCGCGCCGTCGATTTCTCCAGACAAGCCGTCCTTCGCCGACACGCTCCGCATCAGCCgcgcccgcatcaaccacatcacgAGCGGAGTGCCGAGGAGCATGGGCTCGCATGGTGATGAGAAAGCGAGCATCCCCGCCCACCTAGGCACTTCCGTGAAGTCGCTTGAGTACGTCGTCACCGTGAGCTTCGGCACGCCGGCGGTGCCCAAGGTCGTCGTCATCGACACCGGCAGCGACCTGTCGTGGTTGCAGTGCAAACCGTGCCGGCCCGGCGAGTGCTCCCAGCAGAAGGACCCCTTGTTTGACCCGAGCCACTCCTCCACGTACGGCTCCGTCGACTGCGGGTCCGCCCCGTGCAAGAAACTCACCGCCGACGCGTACGCCAACGGCTGCGCGAACGGGAAGCAGTGCGGGTTCCTCATCTCGTACGCGGATGGAACTAGCACGGACGGTGTGTACAGTAAGGACAAGCTCACGCTGGCGCCCGGGGTCGTCGTCAACAACTTCTATTTCGGCTGTGGCCACGACAAGCGCGCGGTGCAGGGCTTGTACGACGGCCTCCTTGGGCTCGGCCGCCTGTCGGAGTCCCTCGCCTCGCAGTACGGCGGCGCCGTCTCATACTGCCTCCCTGCTGTGAGCAGCAAGCCCGGGTTCCTCGCACTCGGCGCTGGGAAGAGCCCGTCGGGCTTCCAGTTCACGCCGATGGGCAGGGTCCCGGGACAGCCGACGTTTGCCACGGTGACGCTCGCCGGGATCACCGTCGGAGGCAAAAAGCTCAACCTCCGGCCGTCGGCGTTCCAGGGTGGCATGATCGTGGACTCCGGTACCGTCATCACAGGTCTCCAGTCCACGGCATACCAGGCGCTGAGGTCGGCGTTCAGAAGCGCCATGGCGGCATACCCGATGGTTCCAAACGACCATCTTGAAACTTGCTACAACTTGGCCGGTCACAAGAACGTCGTCGTGCCGAAGATTGCCCTGACGTTCAGTGGAGGAGCCACGATCAACCTCGACGTCCCCAACGGGATCCTGGTGAATGGCTGCCTCGCTTTCGCAGATTCCGGCCTCGACGGTACCACCGGAGTCCTCGGCAACGTGAATCAGCGCACGTTTGAGGTGCTGTTCGACACCAGCAGTAGTAAAGTCGGCTTCCGGGCTAATGCCTGCTAA